From the genome of Streptococcus marmotae, one region includes:
- the plsY gene encoding glycerol-3-phosphate 1-O-acyltransferase PlsY — protein MMKTIILLLVAYLLGSIPSGLWIGQVFFHKNIREYGSGNIGTTNTFRVLGKQAGITVFIVDFLKGTLAVLLPILLHAEGVSPVIFGLVAVLGHTFPLFAQFKGGKAVATSAGMLMGFAPLFCLYLILVFAVTLYLTSMVSLSSVIGALLGMVGALLFPSIGFLIPSYDLVFTLVILFLGSFVIVRHKENIERILKKEENLVPWGLNLTKQNKKI, from the coding sequence ATGATGAAAACGATAATACTTCTATTGGTTGCTTACTTATTAGGTTCAATCCCTTCTGGCTTGTGGATTGGCCAAGTCTTTTTTCATAAAAATATCCGCGAGTATGGCTCGGGAAATATCGGAACGACCAATACCTTCCGTGTTCTGGGCAAACAAGCTGGCATTACGGTCTTTATTGTAGACTTTTTAAAAGGGACCTTAGCTGTGCTTCTGCCCATCTTGCTTCATGCTGAAGGAGTGTCTCCTGTTATATTTGGCTTGGTGGCAGTACTAGGACATACCTTTCCACTCTTTGCCCAGTTTAAGGGAGGCAAGGCTGTTGCAACATCCGCAGGTATGCTCATGGGATTTGCTCCCCTCTTTTGCCTTTACCTCATTCTCGTTTTTGCGGTTACGCTTTACCTAACGTCAATGGTATCCTTATCAAGTGTCATCGGCGCCCTCCTCGGTATGGTCGGAGCTCTGCTATTTCCAAGTATTGGCTTTCTCATTCCCAGCTACGACCTCGTCTTTACCCTCGTTATTCTCTTTTTAGGAAGCTTTGTCATTGTCCGACACAAAGAAAATATCGAGCGCATTCTCAAAAAAGAAGAAAATCTAGTCCCTTGGGGATTGAATCTAACCAAACAAAATAAAAAAATCTAA
- a CDS encoding NUDIX hydrolase: protein MVKLATICYLDNGKEWLMLHRNKKENDVHAGKWIGVGGKLEAGETPQECAVREIFEETGLHAKPVLKGIITFPEFTPDHDWYTYVFKATEFEGELRDCDEGTLEWVPYEEVLDKPTWEGDHTFVSWLLDDKPFFSAKFSYKGEELVDSQVDFYE from the coding sequence ATGGTAAAATTAGCGACAATTTGTTATCTCGACAACGGAAAAGAATGGCTCATGTTGCACCGCAACAAAAAAGAAAATGATGTCCATGCCGGCAAATGGATTGGCGTTGGCGGCAAGCTAGAAGCTGGTGAAACTCCGCAAGAATGTGCTGTGAGAGAAATCTTTGAAGAAACAGGTTTGCATGCAAAGCCCGTCTTAAAGGGGATTATTACCTTTCCAGAATTTACGCCAGACCATGACTGGTATACTTATGTCTTTAAGGCAACAGAGTTTGAGGGTGAGTTGAGGGATTGTGACGAAGGAACGCTTGAATGGGTCCCTTACGAGGAAGTGTTAGACAAGCCGACCTGGGAGGGTGATCACACCTTTGTTTCTTGGTTACTGGATGACAAACCATTCTTTTCTGCTAAATTTAGCTATAAGGGTGAGGAGCTGGTAGACAGTCAGGTGGATTTTTATGAATAA
- the rpsA gene encoding 30S ribosomal protein S1, protein MNEFEDLLNSVSEVAPGDVVTAEVLTVDAGQANVAISGTGVEGVLTLRELTNDREADINELVKVGETLELLVLRQVVGKDTDTVTYLVSKKRLEARKAWDKLVGREDEVVTVKVTRAVKGGLSVEFEGLRGFIPASMIDSRFTRNTERFVGQEFDAKIKEVDPAENRFILSRRDVVEEVAAAARQEVFSKLTVGENVTGKVARITSFGAFIDLGGVDGLVHLTELSHERNVSPKSVVTVGEEVEVKVLAIDEEEGRVSLSLKATTPGPWDGVEQKLATGDVIEGKVKRLTDFGAFVEVLPGIDGLVHISQISHKRVENPKDALTVGQDVTVKVLEVNAADERVSLSIKALEERPAQAEGEEKAEKRESRPRRPKRQERRDFELPETQTGFSMADLFGDIEL, encoded by the coding sequence ATGAACGAATTTGAAGATTTGTTGAACAGTGTAAGTGAAGTTGCACCTGGTGATGTGGTAACTGCAGAAGTATTGACAGTAGATGCTGGTCAAGCGAATGTAGCTATTTCTGGAACTGGTGTTGAAGGTGTCCTAACTCTTCGTGAGTTGACAAACGACCGTGAAGCTGACATCAACGAACTGGTTAAAGTTGGTGAAACACTTGAATTACTTGTTCTTCGCCAAGTTGTTGGTAAAGATACAGACACTGTTACCTATCTTGTATCGAAAAAGCGTTTGGAAGCACGCAAAGCATGGGACAAACTTGTTGGACGTGAAGATGAAGTTGTTACTGTTAAAGTAACTCGTGCGGTAAAAGGTGGATTGTCAGTAGAGTTTGAAGGTCTACGTGGCTTCATTCCAGCTTCAATGATTGATAGTCGTTTCACTCGTAATACTGAGCGTTTTGTTGGTCAAGAATTTGATGCGAAAATCAAAGAAGTTGATCCTGCAGAGAACCGTTTCATCTTGTCACGCCGTGATGTAGTAGAAGAAGTGGCTGCAGCAGCTCGTCAAGAAGTATTTAGCAAATTGACTGTTGGTGAAAACGTAACAGGTAAAGTTGCTCGTATCACAAGCTTCGGTGCTTTCATCGACCTTGGTGGTGTAGACGGACTTGTTCACTTGACTGAGTTGTCACATGAGCGCAATGTATCACCTAAATCAGTTGTAACTGTTGGTGAAGAAGTTGAAGTAAAAGTTCTTGCGATTGACGAAGAAGAAGGTCGTGTATCCCTTTCATTGAAAGCTACAACACCTGGACCATGGGATGGCGTTGAGCAAAAATTAGCTACTGGTGACGTTATCGAAGGTAAAGTAAAACGTTTAACTGACTTCGGTGCTTTCGTAGAGGTATTACCAGGAATTGATGGACTTGTACACATCTCACAAATTTCACACAAACGTGTTGAAAATCCAAAAGATGCACTTACAGTTGGTCAAGACGTGACTGTTAAGGTTCTTGAAGTAAATGCTGCGGATGAGCGTGTATCCCTTTCTATCAAAGCTTTGGAAGAGCGTCCAGCTCAAGCTGAAGGTGAAGAGAAAGCTGAAAAACGTGAATCACGTCCACGTCGTCCAAAACGTCAAGAAAGACGTGATTTTGAACTCCCAGAAACTCAAACTGGATTCTCAATGGCTGATCTTTTCGGTGACATTGAATTGTAA
- a CDS encoding branched-chain amino acid aminotransferase — translation MTVSLDWENLGFSYMKLPYRYLATYKEGKWDEGILTEDATLHLSESSPALHYGQQAFEGLKAYRTKDGLIQLFRPDQNAERLQRTADRLLMPQVPTEMFVEACKAVARANSEYVPPYGTGGTLYLRPLLIGVGDIIGVKPADEYIFTVFAMPVGNYFKGGLAPTNFLIQDQYDRAAPNGTGAAKVGGNYAASLLPGQYAKKKGFSDVIYLDPATHTKIEEVGSANFFGITKNNEFVTPISPSILPSITKYSLLYLAEQRLGMTAVEREVLVDELPEFIEAGACGTAAVISPIGGVQHGEDFHVFYSETEVGPVTRRLYEELTGIQFGDIEAPEGWIVKVTEN, via the coding sequence ATGACCGTATCACTAGACTGGGAAAATCTTGGATTTTCCTATATGAAACTACCCTACCGCTATCTTGCAACCTATAAAGAAGGAAAATGGGATGAAGGAATCCTGACAGAAGATGCAACTCTTCATCTGTCTGAATCATCGCCTGCTCTTCACTACGGGCAGCAAGCCTTTGAAGGATTGAAAGCCTATCGGACAAAGGATGGATTAATTCAGCTCTTTCGACCAGACCAAAATGCCGAACGTCTGCAACGGACTGCTGATCGTCTTTTAATGCCTCAGGTACCGACTGAGATGTTTGTAGAGGCCTGCAAAGCAGTAGCGAGGGCAAACAGTGAGTATGTACCTCCCTATGGAACAGGCGGCACGCTCTATCTTCGTCCGCTCTTGATTGGTGTTGGGGATATTATTGGCGTGAAGCCAGCCGACGAGTATATCTTTACCGTTTTTGCCATGCCAGTTGGGAATTATTTCAAGGGCGGGCTTGCACCGACCAATTTCCTCATTCAAGACCAGTATGACCGCGCAGCTCCGAATGGAACAGGTGCAGCAAAAGTCGGTGGGAATTATGCGGCTTCTCTCTTACCAGGTCAATATGCTAAGAAAAAAGGCTTTTCAGATGTAATTTACCTTGATCCAGCGACCCATACCAAGATTGAAGAGGTCGGTTCAGCGAATTTCTTTGGGATTACCAAAAACAATGAATTTGTCACACCAATTAGTCCTTCCATCCTACCGTCCATCACAAAATATTCTCTCCTATACCTAGCAGAACAGCGATTAGGGATGACAGCAGTAGAGCGTGAGGTCTTGGTGGATGAATTGCCAGAATTTATCGAAGCAGGTGCCTGTGGAACAGCTGCCGTTATTTCTCCCATTGGAGGGGTTCAGCACGGTGAGGACTTCCATGTATTCTATAGCGAAACAGAAGTAGGTCCTGTTACCCGTAGACTCTATGAAGAACTAACAGGCATTCAATTTGGGGATATTGAAGCACCTGAAGGCTGGATTGTAAAAGTGACTGAAAACTAG
- the parC gene encoding DNA topoisomerase IV subunit A: MSNIQNMSLEDIMGERFGRYSKYIIQERALPDIRDGLKPVQRRILYSMNKDGNTFDKSYRKSAKSVGNIMGNFHPHGDSSIYDAMVRMSQDWKNREILVEMHGNNGSMDGDPPAAMRYTEARLSEMAGFLLEDIEKKTVPFAWNFDDTEKEPTVLPAAFPNLLVNGATGISAGYATDIPPHNLAEVIDAVIYMIDHPTAKVEKLMEFLPGPDFPTGAIIQGRDEIKKAYETGKGRVVVRSKTEIEQLKGGKEQIIVTEIPYEINKSVLVKKIDDVRVNNKVAGIAEVRDESDRTGLRIAIELKKEANRDLILNYLFKYTDLQVNYNFNMVAIDNFTPRQVGIVPILTSYIAHRKEVILARSRFDKEKAEKRLHIVEGLIRVISILDEVIALIRASENKSDAKENLKVSYDFTEEQAEAIVTLQLYRLTNTDVVILEEEEAELREKIAYLAAIIGDERTMYNLMKKELREVKKKFGNPRLSELQDMAKTIEIDTASLVVEEETYVSITKAGYIKRTSPRSFAASTVEEIGKRDDDRLIFMSPAKTTQQLLLFTSLGNVIYRPVHELSDIKWKEIGEHLSQTISNFEVREEIIYAELVDNFDTGVYIAATKMGQIKRVERSEFSPWRTYKSKSLKFAKLKNDEDQVVFVAPAQLEDVMLITKNGYALRFTSEEVPVVGAKAAGVKAINLKGDDLVAAAFLVLSKAFYLLTQRGALKKVSIDEIPATSRANRGLQVLRELKAKPHRVFIAGMVQGEVAEVDLFHQGDSYDDRQLLHVISNSGKHHEVNLSELSFSERTSNGSFISDTISDEEVSDAYIV; encoded by the coding sequence ATGAGTAACATTCAAAACATGTCCCTTGAGGACATTATGGGAGAGCGTTTTGGGCGCTACTCCAAATACATCATTCAGGAGCGGGCCTTGCCAGACATTCGGGACGGCTTGAAGCCTGTGCAACGGCGGATTCTTTATTCCATGAATAAGGATGGCAATACCTTTGATAAATCCTATCGAAAATCAGCTAAGTCTGTCGGAAACATTATGGGGAATTTCCACCCTCACGGAGATTCATCGATTTACGATGCCATGGTTCGTATGAGTCAGGATTGGAAAAATCGTGAAATTTTGGTGGAGATGCATGGAAATAATGGTTCTATGGATGGTGATCCGCCAGCTGCTATGCGATATACCGAGGCACGCTTGTCTGAAATGGCAGGCTTCCTGCTAGAGGATATCGAAAAGAAAACCGTACCATTTGCTTGGAATTTTGATGATACGGAGAAAGAGCCGACTGTATTACCTGCGGCCTTTCCAAATCTTTTGGTAAATGGGGCGACAGGGATTTCTGCTGGATATGCGACGGACATTCCACCGCACAATCTTGCAGAAGTTATTGATGCCGTGATTTACATGATTGACCATCCAACTGCTAAGGTCGAAAAACTCATGGAATTCTTGCCAGGACCTGATTTTCCAACCGGAGCGATTATCCAAGGGCGCGATGAAATCAAAAAAGCCTATGAGACTGGAAAAGGGCGCGTTGTCGTACGGTCTAAGACTGAAATTGAGCAGTTAAAAGGTGGCAAGGAGCAAATCATTGTCACAGAAATTCCTTATGAAATCAACAAGTCTGTTCTGGTTAAAAAGATTGACGATGTGCGGGTCAATAATAAGGTAGCTGGGATTGCGGAAGTTCGTGATGAATCTGACCGAACTGGTTTGCGTATTGCCATCGAACTCAAAAAAGAGGCTAATCGTGACTTGATTTTGAATTATCTTTTCAAATATACGGATTTACAGGTCAATTATAATTTTAACATGGTTGCGATTGACAATTTCACTCCGCGTCAGGTTGGGATTGTTCCGATTTTGACCAGCTACATTGCCCACCGCAAAGAAGTCATTCTGGCTCGCAGCCGCTTTGACAAGGAAAAGGCTGAAAAACGCCTACATATTGTTGAGGGCTTAATTCGTGTCATTTCGATTTTGGATGAAGTCATTGCGCTTATTCGTGCTAGCGAAAACAAATCAGATGCTAAGGAAAATCTCAAGGTCAGCTATGATTTTACTGAAGAGCAGGCAGAAGCGATTGTGACCCTGCAACTTTACCGCTTGACCAATACGGACGTTGTCATTCTGGAGGAAGAAGAAGCAGAGCTTCGCGAGAAAATTGCCTACTTGGCTGCTATTATCGGTGATGAGCGTACCATGTATAATCTCATGAAAAAAGAACTTCGTGAGGTTAAAAAGAAATTTGGCAATCCACGTCTGAGTGAGCTGCAAGATATGGCTAAAACTATTGAAATTGACACAGCAAGTCTTGTGGTAGAAGAAGAGACTTATGTAAGCATTACCAAAGCAGGCTATATCAAACGTACCAGTCCTCGTTCCTTTGCAGCTTCAACTGTAGAAGAAATCGGTAAACGTGACGACGATCGCTTAATCTTTATGAGCCCAGCAAAAACGACTCAACAGCTCTTGTTGTTCACAAGTCTAGGAAATGTTATTTACCGACCTGTTCATGAATTATCTGACATCAAGTGGAAGGAAATTGGCGAACACCTCAGCCAGACCATTTCCAATTTTGAAGTTCGTGAAGAAATCATCTATGCGGAATTAGTAGACAATTTTGATACAGGTGTCTATATTGCTGCAACCAAAATGGGACAAATCAAGCGTGTCGAGCGCAGTGAGTTCAGTCCTTGGCGAACCTATAAGTCCAAATCCCTTAAATTTGCCAAATTGAAAAATGATGAGGATCAAGTGGTGTTTGTGGCACCGGCTCAGCTAGAAGATGTCATGCTCATCACGAAAAATGGCTATGCCCTCCGCTTTACTAGCGAAGAAGTGCCCGTTGTGGGAGCTAAGGCAGCTGGTGTCAAGGCGATTAATTTGAAAGGTGACGATCTGGTAGCAGCAGCCTTTCTAGTGTTAAGTAAGGCCTTCTACCTCCTAACTCAGCGTGGAGCCTTGAAAAAAGTGTCAATAGATGAGATTCCAGCAACTAGTCGTGCCAACCGAGGTTTGCAAGTCTTGCGTGAATTAAAGGCTAAACCGCATCGGGTCTTTATTGCAGGGATGGTTCAAGGAGAAGTAGCTGAGGTTGATTTATTCCACCAAGGAGATAGCTATGACGATCGGCAACTGTTACACGTTATCTCAAACTCCGGCAAGCACCATGAAGTCAATCTTTCAGAACTTTCCTTCTCAGAACGGACCAGCAATGGCAGCTTTATCTCTGATACGATTTCTGATGAAGAAGTCAGTGATGCTTATATCGTATAA
- the parE gene encoding DNA topoisomerase IV subunit B, translated as MAKKEININNYNDDAIQVLEGLDAVRKRPGMYIGSTDGAGLHHLVWEIVDNAVDEALSGFGDRIDVTIHKDGSLSVSDHGRGMPVGMHAMGIPTVEVIFTVLHAGGKFGQGGYKTSGGLHGVGSSVVNALSSWLEVEITRDGAVYRQRFENGGKPVTGLEKVGTAPKSKSGTKVRFMPDSSIFSTTDFKYNTIAERLNESAFLLKQVTLTLLDERTGEESQFHYENGVQDFVSYLNEDKETLTPVLYFDGEESGFQVEVALQYNDGYSDNILSFVNNVRTKDGGTHETGLKTAITKAMNDYARKIGLLKEKDKNLEGSDYREGLAAVLSILVPEEHLQFEGQTKDKLGSPLARPAVDSIVSEKLTFFLLENGELASNLIRKAIRARDAREAARKARDESRNGKKNKKDKGLLSGKLTPAQSKNAAKNELYLVEGDSAGGSAKQGRDRKFQAILPLRGKVINTAKAKMADILKNEEINTMIYTIGAGVGSDFNLEDANYDKIIIMTDADTDGAHIQTLLLTFFYRYMRPLVEAGKVYIALPPLYKMSKGKGKQEKIAYAWSDNELEQLRKDFGKGTMLQRYKGLGEMNADQLWETTMNPDTRTLIRVTIEDLARAERRVSVLMGDKVEPRRKWIEDNVRFTLEEATIF; from the coding sequence GTGGCAAAAAAGGAAATCAATATTAACAATTACAATGATGACGCGATTCAGGTGTTGGAAGGGCTGGATGCAGTCCGGAAACGTCCTGGGATGTATATCGGATCGACCGATGGAGCAGGACTGCATCATTTGGTCTGGGAAATTGTGGACAATGCAGTCGATGAAGCCTTATCAGGATTTGGAGACCGGATTGATGTCACCATTCATAAAGACGGTAGCCTGAGTGTATCGGACCATGGGCGTGGTATGCCCGTTGGGATGCACGCCATGGGGATTCCGACAGTAGAGGTTATTTTTACAGTGCTTCATGCCGGAGGTAAATTCGGTCAGGGTGGTTATAAGACTTCAGGTGGTCTGCACGGGGTAGGTTCTTCTGTCGTGAATGCCCTATCTAGCTGGCTTGAAGTCGAAATTACACGTGACGGAGCTGTGTATCGCCAGCGTTTTGAAAATGGTGGTAAACCGGTAACAGGACTGGAAAAGGTTGGGACAGCTCCCAAGTCTAAGTCTGGCACTAAGGTTCGTTTTATGCCAGATAGCAGTATCTTTTCAACGACTGATTTCAAGTACAATACCATTGCGGAGCGGTTAAACGAGTCAGCCTTTCTCTTGAAACAAGTAACCTTGACCCTGCTTGATGAGCGAACGGGTGAAGAAAGCCAATTCCACTATGAAAATGGCGTGCAGGATTTCGTTAGTTATCTGAACGAAGACAAGGAAACCTTGACACCTGTTCTGTATTTCGATGGGGAAGAGAGTGGATTCCAAGTTGAAGTGGCGCTTCAGTATAATGATGGCTACTCAGATAATATCCTCTCCTTTGTCAATAACGTTCGTACCAAAGACGGAGGAACGCATGAGACAGGGCTTAAGACTGCCATTACCAAGGCCATGAATGATTATGCCAGAAAGATAGGTCTTCTCAAGGAAAAGGACAAAAACTTGGAAGGATCCGATTACCGAGAAGGTCTAGCAGCTGTCCTGTCGATCTTGGTACCTGAGGAGCATTTGCAGTTTGAAGGACAAACCAAGGACAAGTTAGGCAGTCCCCTTGCTCGTCCAGCGGTTGATAGTATCGTATCTGAAAAATTGACCTTCTTTCTTTTGGAAAATGGCGAATTAGCTTCTAATCTCATTCGCAAGGCCATTCGGGCAAGAGATGCGAGAGAGGCAGCACGCAAAGCCCGCGATGAAAGCCGAAATGGCAAGAAAAACAAGAAGGATAAGGGACTCTTATCTGGAAAATTAACTCCCGCCCAGTCCAAGAATGCAGCTAAAAACGAACTCTATCTGGTCGAGGGAGATTCAGCCGGCGGTTCTGCCAAACAAGGACGAGATCGCAAATTTCAGGCTATTTTGCCCCTTCGAGGAAAGGTTATCAATACCGCCAAGGCTAAGATGGCTGACATTCTCAAAAATGAAGAAATCAATACCATGATTTATACCATTGGAGCTGGTGTTGGTTCGGACTTTAATCTGGAAGATGCCAATTATGACAAAATTATCATTATGACCGATGCGGATACGGATGGAGCCCACATTCAGACTCTCCTCTTAACCTTCTTTTACCGCTATATGCGCCCCTTAGTTGAGGCAGGAAAAGTCTATATTGCGCTACCGCCTCTTTACAAGATGAGCAAGGGAAAAGGCAAGCAGGAAAAAATCGCCTACGCTTGGTCAGACAACGAACTCGAGCAACTCCGTAAGGATTTTGGTAAGGGCACTATGTTGCAACGTTACAAGGGTCTTGGAGAGATGAACGCAGACCAGCTCTGGGAAACCACCATGAATCCTGACACCCGTACGCTGATTCGTGTGACTATTGAAGATTTAGCAAGAGCGGAACGCCGAGTATCGGTCCTCATGGGAGATAAGGTCGAACCTCGCCGCAAATGGATTGAAGATAACGTTCGATTTACCTTGGAAGAAGCGACGATTTTTTAA
- a CDS encoding dihydroorotase encodes MLLIKNGRVMDPKTGFDQVCDVLVKDKKIVQIAKNIDADASRVVDATGMVVAPGLIDIHVHFREPGQTHKEDIHTGALSAAAGGFTRVVMMANTNPTISTVETLKEVLASAEREAIHIHSVATITENFDGQHLTDFEGLLKAGAAGFSDDGIPLTSSRVVREALEKAKQLGTFISLHEEDPELNGILGLNEEIARKHFHICGATGVAEYSMVARDVMIAYATKAPVHIQHLSKEESVKVVEFAQQLGAQVTAEVAPQHFSKTENLLLTQGSNAKMNPPLRLESDRLAVIEGLKSGVISIIATDHAPHHRDEKNVADITQAPSGMTGLETSLSLGLTYLVQAGHLTLMELLEKMTMNPAKLYQFDAGYLAENGPADLTIFSPEQARTVAPNFASKASNSPFVGEELVGQVYYTICDGKIVYEVD; translated from the coding sequence ATGTTACTTATCAAAAATGGTCGAGTGATGGACCCTAAAACAGGATTTGATCAGGTGTGTGATGTCTTGGTTAAAGACAAGAAAATCGTGCAAATTGCAAAGAATATTGACGCAGACGCAAGCCGCGTTGTGGATGCGACAGGCATGGTTGTGGCTCCTGGTTTGATTGATATTCATGTGCATTTTAGAGAACCTGGTCAGACCCACAAGGAAGATATTCATACAGGAGCCCTGTCTGCAGCTGCTGGTGGCTTTACGCGTGTGGTCATGATGGCCAATACTAATCCAACCATTTCTACGGTTGAAACCTTGAAAGAGGTACTAGCTTCTGCCGAACGTGAAGCTATTCATATTCATTCGGTGGCGACCATTACGGAGAATTTTGATGGGCAACACTTGACGGATTTTGAGGGCTTATTGAAAGCAGGGGCAGCAGGCTTTTCAGATGATGGCATTCCCTTGACCAGTAGTCGCGTGGTCCGTGAGGCTCTGGAAAAGGCGAAACAATTAGGGACCTTTATCAGTCTTCATGAAGAAGATCCAGAATTAAATGGTATTTTAGGGCTTAATGAAGAAATTGCCCGCAAGCATTTTCATATCTGCGGTGCAACAGGTGTAGCAGAATATAGCATGGTGGCGCGTGATGTCATGATTGCCTATGCAACCAAAGCGCCTGTTCACATTCAGCATTTGTCCAAGGAAGAAAGTGTCAAGGTAGTCGAATTTGCCCAGCAATTAGGGGCGCAAGTCACAGCTGAAGTAGCACCGCAGCATTTTTCTAAAACGGAAAACCTACTCTTGACTCAAGGCAGCAATGCCAAGATGAATCCGCCTTTACGCTTGGAATCAGACCGCTTGGCAGTCATTGAGGGCTTGAAATCAGGAGTTATCTCCATTATCGCAACAGACCACGCCCCTCATCATCGTGATGAGAAAAATGTAGCTGATATTACCCAGGCTCCGTCTGGTATGACAGGTCTTGAAACCTCTCTATCGCTTGGTTTGACCTATTTGGTTCAGGCAGGTCATTTGACCTTAATGGAGCTATTGGAAAAAATGACAATGAATCCTGCTAAGCTCTATCAGTTTGATGCAGGATATTTGGCAGAAAATGGACCAGCAGATCTGACGATTTTCTCTCCAGAACAAGCACGAACAGTTGCGCCTAACTTTGCTTCAAAAGCCAGCAATTCTCCATTTGTTGGAGAGGAGTTAGTCGGTCAAGTCTACTATACCATTTGTGATGGCAAAATTGTCTATGAGGTAGATTAG
- a CDS encoding DUF2969 domain-containing protein — protein MSKKDKKIEIQLEESSVQVNGEQFPGYTLTIGKKVIGEIAELAEHHFAVVKNGNTESFYKKLEKAVGNVIENYNLHH, from the coding sequence ATGAGTAAAAAAGATAAGAAAATTGAAATTCAACTGGAAGAAAGTAGTGTGCAAGTCAATGGGGAACAGTTTCCTGGTTACACCCTAACCATTGGGAAAAAGGTGATTGGTGAGATTGCGGAATTGGCAGAACACCATTTTGCGGTTGTAAAAAACGGAAATACAGAAAGTTTTTATAAAAAACTCGAAAAAGCAGTCGGAAATGTGATTGAAAATTACAATTTACATCATTAA
- a CDS encoding uracil-DNA glycosylase — MDHSTWHELIKQQLPEGYFGKINHFLDFVYGQGVVYPPREKVFTAIQTTALEDVKVVILGQDPYHGPKQAQGLSFSVPNDLPVPPSLQNILKELADDVGEKVQHDLTPWAEQGVLLLNASLTVPAGQANGHAGQIWEPFTDAIIKVVNQKESPVVFILWGSYARKKKSLVTNPQHFVIESAHPSPLSAYRGFFGSKPFSRTNHFLENKGLTPINWLL; from the coding sequence ATGGACCATTCGACCTGGCATGAATTAATCAAACAGCAGCTCCCTGAAGGGTATTTCGGGAAAATCAATCACTTTTTGGATTTTGTCTACGGACAAGGAGTAGTGTATCCGCCGAGGGAAAAAGTGTTTACTGCCATTCAGACCACAGCTTTAGAAGATGTCAAGGTGGTCATCTTGGGGCAGGATCCCTATCATGGTCCCAAGCAGGCACAAGGCTTGAGTTTCTCCGTGCCCAATGATTTGCCAGTACCACCCTCTCTACAAAATATCTTAAAAGAACTGGCAGATGATGTGGGTGAAAAAGTCCAGCACGATTTGACACCGTGGGCGGAGCAGGGAGTTTTACTCCTCAATGCTAGTTTGACCGTTCCTGCTGGACAGGCCAATGGCCATGCTGGACAAATTTGGGAGCCCTTTACGGATGCCATTATCAAGGTGGTCAATCAAAAAGAAAGCCCAGTTGTCTTTATTCTCTGGGGGTCGTATGCACGTAAGAAAAAGTCTTTAGTGACCAATCCTCAGCATTTTGTTATTGAATCAGCTCACCCAAGTCCCCTGTCAGCTTATCGTGGTTTTTTTGGCAGCAAGCCTTTTTCACGAACCAATCACTTTTTAGAAAACAAGGGACTAACGCCAATTAACTGGCTTTTGTAG